A single Musa acuminata AAA Group cultivar baxijiao chromosome BXJ2-1, Cavendish_Baxijiao_AAA, whole genome shotgun sequence DNA region contains:
- the LOC103975197 gene encoding cell division cycle 20.2, cofactor of APC complex-like, whose product MSSSRSRRVEYDRFIPFRSAMDMDYARFALTRPSKPQRDGSRESPSSVAYQKLLDECILKNRSRIFAFKTAPEAPASKLPQFDEPIRPQKKQQRRIPKEPERVLVIHGLLDDNVLNLLDWGSNNLLAIGLEDAVYLWDAANESTKLLQPAEDRGPITCIRWSPDCAVLAVAFGNSDLALIDPATGHVVDGMEDENQAPVLSLAWRSNSILTVGRFDGTVVDYDFRKDDMFICFYNGHRRGVCSLKWSILSGRYLASGGQDKLVHIWDACMPVSRHHPRQRQWLHRISSHTSIVKAVDWCPTRSNLLASGGGCNDNCVKFWNTVNGACLNSIDAGSEVCALLWDKNKSELLTSHGSPNNQLTLWNYPSMTRVAEVSGHSSRVLSLAGSPLGGVVASAAADETIRFWNIFETPKITKPEPPFAQFNVVIR is encoded by the coding sequence atgtcttcttcgcgttcTAGGCGTGTGGAGTACGACCGCTTCATCCCGTTCCGGTCGGCGATGGACATGGACTACGCACGCTTTGCCCTAACCAGGCCTTCGAAACCGCAGCGTGATGGTTCGAGGGAATCCCCATCGAGCGTGGCGTACCAAAAGCTTCTTGATGAGTGCATTTTAAAGAACAGGTCTCGTATCTTCGCTTTCAAGACTGCACCTGAAGCGCCGGCCAGCAAGCTGCCCCAGTTTGACGAGCCCATTCGGCCGCAGAAGAAGCAGCAGAGGCGAATCCCTAAAGAACCAGAGAGGGTTTTGGTAATCCACGGCTtgttggatgataatgttttgaatctcctcgactggggaagcaataatTTGTTGGCGATTGGCCTTGAGGACGCAGTGTATCTCTGGGACGCTGCAAACGAGTCGACTAAGCTTCTACAACCCGCAGAAGACAGAGGACCTATCACTTGCATCCGCTGGTCGCCAGACTGTGCAGTTCTAGCTGTCGCATTTGGCAATTCAGATTTAGCCCTGATTGATCCAGCAACAGGACATGTCGTGGATGGGATGGAAGATGAGAACCAGGCCCCTGTGTTGTCACTTGCGTGGAGAAGTAATTCAATCTTGACGGTCGGAAGATTTGATGGAACTGTTGTTGATTATGACTTTAGAAAGGATGACATGTTCATCTGTTTCTATAATGGGCATCGGCGCGGagtttgtagtcttaaatggtccATATTGTCAGGGCGGTATTTGGCGAGTGGAGGGCAGGACAAACTAGTGCACATATGGGATGCCTGCATGCCTGTCTCACGTCACCATCCACGTCAACGTCAATGGCTTCACAGGATCAGCAGCCACACTTCCATTGTGAAGGCCGTTGACTGGTGCCCAACTCGGAGCAACCTGTTGGCTTCTGGTGGAGGTTGCAATGATAATTGCGTTAAGTTTTGGAACACCGTTAATGGTGCTTGCTTGAACTCGATTGATGCTGGCTCTGAAGTTTGTGCATTGCTATGGGACAAAAACAAATCTGAATTACTGACCTCCCATGGTTCGCCGAACAATCAACTCACCTTGTGGAATTACCCATCCATGACGAGAGTGGCTGAGGTTTCCGGTCATTCATCCCGGGTTCTTTCCTTGGCTGGGAGTCCACTGGGaggtgtagtagcttctgcagCAGCAGATGAGACAATCAGGTTTTGGAATATCTTTGAGACTCCCAAAATAACAAAACCTGAACCGCCCTTTGCCCAATTTAATGTTGTCATAAGATGA